A single genomic interval of Daucus carota subsp. sativus chromosome 1, DH1 v3.0, whole genome shotgun sequence harbors:
- the LOC108225564 gene encoding allantoate deiminase 1, with translation MASFHPPCFHTTIIISCVVFILFFSPALSLQEPVLLLSNETHLDADDSEVRKTELFPEILRDEAVGRLNELGQVSDANGYLERTFLSHASVRAAKLISKWMEDAGLTTWVDSMGNVHGRVGGANPSSKALLIGSHLDTVIDAGKFDGSLGIVSALSALKVLHVNGRLRKLRQPVEVIAFSDEEGVRFQSTFLGSGAIAGILPVSSLHIRDKSDVTVQGALEDKSIEINEDALSHLKYDPESVSAYIEVHIEQGPVLESVGLPLGVVKGIAGQTRLKVTVKGSQGHAGTVPMSMRQDPMPAAAELIVLLESLCRYPENFISQNGQCDASVVDSLKGSLVCTVGEISSWPSASNVIPGQVTFTVDIRAMDDMGRAAIIYELSNRMYQVCDRRSVSCLIEPKHDANAVICDTGLSTQLKSAAYAAVKKMAGEDISDVPVLMSGAGHDAMAMSHLTKVGMLFVRCRGGISHSPEEHVLDDDVWAAGLAILSFLETQM, from the exons ATGGCTTCTTTCCATCCTCCATGTTTTCACACCACAATTATCATCTCTTGTGTTGTGTTTATCTTGTTTTTCTCTCCAGCTCTGTCTCTTCAAGAACCAGTGTTGCTCCTCTCCAATGAAACTCACTTGG ATGCTGATGATTCTGAAGTTCGGAAGACTGAGTTGTTCCCGGAAATTTTGAGAGATGAGGCAGTTGGGAGACTTAATGAGCTTGGACAG GTAAGTGATGCAAATGGTTATCTTGAGAGAACTTTCTTGAGCCATGCTTCTGTTAGGGCTGCAAAACTTATATCCAAGTGGATGGAGGATGCTGGTTTGACTAC GTGGGTGGACTCTATGGGAAATGTACATGGTCGAGTAGGAGGGGCGAACCCAAGTAGCAAGGCGCTTCTGATCGGTTCCCATTTG GATACTGTAATTGATGCTGGAAAGTTTGATGGTTCACTTGGCATAGTCTCTGCTTTGTCCGCATTGAAAGTTTTGCACGTTAATGGTAGACTAAGAAAGCTGAGACAGCCAGTTGAG GTGATTGCATTCAGCGATGAGGAAGGTGTTCGATTCCAGTCTACATTTCTAGGAAGTGGAGCTATTGCTGGTATACTACCAGTTTCATCATTGCACATACGTGATAAGAG TGACGTGACAGTTCAAGGGGCTCTAGAAGACAAATCTATTGAAATCAATGAAGATGCTCTTTCACATCTTAAGTATGATCCTGAATCTGTTTCTGCTTATATCGAG GTCCACATTGAACAAGGACCTGTTCTAGAGTCAGTTGGTCTTCCTCTCGGTGTGGTAAAAGGAATTGCTGGACAGACAAGACTAAAG GTGACTGTGAAAGGTTCCCAAGGACATGCTGGTACAGTACCCATGTCAATGCGCCAGGATCCTATGCCTGCTGCAGCAGAATTGATTGTGTTGTTGGAAAGTCTTTGTAGATATCCAGAGAACTTTATATCTCAAAATGGTCAGTGTGATGCTTCGGTTGTGGACTCTCTTAAAGGTTCTCTTGTTTGTACTGTTGGAGAGATATCAAGCTGGCCGAGTGCAAGTAATGTCATTCCGGGACAG GTGACATTTACAGTAGATATACGTGCAATGGATGACATGGGTAGAGCGGCTATTATTTATGAACTGTCAAATAGGATGTATCAAGTTTGTGATCGTCGTTCAGTTTCTTGTCTTATTGAACCAAAG CATGATGCCAATGCAGTGATTTGTGATACTGGATTGAGTACCCAGTTGAAATCCGCAGCTTATGCTGCTGTAAAGAAAATGGCCGGTGAAGATATAAGTGATGTACCTGTGTTGATGAGTGGAGCTGGACACGACGCAATGGCAATGTCTCATCTGACAAAG GTTGGCATGTTGTTCGTTCGTTGTCGTGGAGGAATAAGTCACTCCCCCGAAGAGCATGTACTAGATGATGATGTCTGGGCAGCTGGGCTGGCAATCTTGTCATTTCTGGAAACTCAAATGTAA
- the LOC108195233 gene encoding C-type lectin receptor-like tyrosine-protein kinase At1g52310: protein MERRLLYSQLVSLLVGCVVLHLGDSSRVLVASGNETSSAELCPSGWTLSLSKRKCFHYIENSTSWDESENQCQGNHGHLAAVDSLQELKFVQKLCGEVVNGCWIGGKSNISATGVDWRWSDHTSWNATIIPQTHIRSNCTDLSCQNEEKISLCTLTSETNGTILSTGRCNSSHAYICMIYIENKCRHMHCHREYLISLAVVSGVILFTTLSVVVWLLVYKRSKRRKKSRKLSNPAALALVPPSWKIFTREELKSVTKNFSEGNRLLGDAKTGGTYSGLLPDGSRVAVKRLKRSSLQRKKEFYTEIGRVARLHHPNLVSIKGCCYDHGDRYIVYEFIVHGPLDRWLHHIPRGGRSLDWVMRMKVATTLAQGIAFLHDKVKPQVVHRDIRACNVLLDEDYGAHLMGVGLSKFVPWEVMHERTVMAGGTHGYLAPEFVYKNELTTKSDVYSFGVLLLEIVSGRRPAQAVDSVGYQSIFEWATPLVQSHRYLELLDPLISSSSSHIPEAGIIQKVVDLVYSCTQHVPSMRPRMSHVVHQLQQLA, encoded by the exons ATGGAAAGGAGGCTCCTTTATTCTCAGCTTGTTTCCCTTTTGGTGGGTTGTGTTGTGCTTCACTTGGGTGACTCCAGCAGG GTTTTGGTGGCTTCTGGTAATGAAACAAGTAGTGCAG AACTGTGCCCTTCCGGTTGGACTTTGAGCCTGAGTAAGCGAAAGTGTTTTCATTATATAGAAAACTCTACATCATGGGATGAATCAGAGAACCAATGTCAAGGTAATCATGGACACTTGGCGGCAGTTGATTCACTTCAAGAATTAAAATTTGTGCAAAAGCTATGTGGTGAAGTCGTTAATGGATGCTGGATTGGAGGCAAAAGCAACATAAGTGCAACTGGTGTAGATTGGAGATGGTCAGACCATACATCTTGGAATGCAACTATCATTCCTCAGACACATATCAGGTCCAATTGTACAGATTTGTCTTGCCAGAATGAGGAAAAGATATCTTTGTGTACACTAACTTCGGAGACTAATGGAACTATTCTCAGTACAGGGAGATGCAATTCATCTCATGCTTATATTTGTATGATTTATATAG AGAATAAATGTCGTCATATGCACTGTCACAGAGAGTATCTTATCAGCCTTGCTGTTGTGAGTGGAGTGATACTGTTCACAACTTTAAGCGTTGTGGTTTGGCTCCTAGTATATAAAAGGAGTAAAAGACGTAAAAAATCTCGCAAGCTGTCTAATCCAGCAGCGTTAGCACTGGTCCCACCATCATGGAAAATCTTCACTCGTGAGGAATTAAAGTCAGTAACCAAAAATTTCAGTGAAGGAAACCGTCTTCTTGGGGATGCCAAAACAGGGGGCACATACAGCGGGCTATTACCTGATGGTTCAAGGGTGGCAGTTAAGAGATTAAAGAGATCAAGTCTccaaagaaaaaaagaattcTATACAGAAATTGGTAGGGTTGCAAGACTTCATCATCCAAACTTGGTTTCCATAAAAGGATGCTGCTATGATCATGGTGATCGCTACATCGTGTACGAGTTCATTGTACACGGGCCACTAGACAGATGGCTACACCACATTCCTAGGGGAGGTAGAAGTTTAGACTGGGTCATGAGGATGAAAGTAGCCACCACTCTTGCTCAAGGAATTGC ATTTCTCCATGACAAggtgaaaccacaagttgtccATCGAGATATTCGTGCATGTAATGTGCTTCTTGATGAAGACTATGGTGCACATCTGATGGGGGTTGGTCTATCAAAGTTTGTGCCATGGGAAGTGATGCATGAAAGGACTGTTATGGCTGGCGGTACTCATGGTTATCTTGCTCCAGAATTTGTTTACAAAAATGAGCTAACAACTAAGAGTGATGTTTACAGCTTCGGTGTCTTGTTGCTTGAGATTGTTAGTGGGCGCAGACCAGCACAGGCTGTTGATTCAGTGGGTTATCAGAGTATATTTGAGTGGGCTACTCCTCTTGTCCAATCTCATAGGTACCTTGAGCTTCTGGACCCTCTCatatcttcttcatcttcgCATATCCCAGAAGCTGGAATCATTCAGAAGGTTGTGGACCTTGTATATTCGTGTACACAGCATGTACCATCAATGCGACCAAGAATGTCACATGTTGTTCACCAGCTGCAGCAGTTGGCCTAA
- the LOC108205068 gene encoding uncharacterized protein LOC108205068, whose translation MDLEIDLLDDILADNATKNARPSGKFRPKAKPKPRKESFAPSQSAQPVIISEHESKNASENTLDDTIIIPPLDDNKNSKSTSLPTEHLPDKENDGSTGGSHLDALLSGITGDYNSSFGNVKGKEGDTGSLMENSDAFLSQATTVTETETTYVDSSRNEEVILDSARDTSVHHGMQRFNTSSFCLDYELPASLDTFHEEFTSNTDGYFQVGNTSPFLETQNITTEFTSRTGRHTEKLQPKPKLQNQEETHCSTVHNPDNVPPVPSQTDNFDEGSIPAVPLDDMIDFSSMEFDDSVPTDPAPEISGFVVTSHTEEQNIVPDPSDKERGRTDTGLEHSVEHLILSTSGLEEKHGRSSKRLKKKKHVHQLVDEPEEHDLETGQLTAEYPKGSAVTEDDHTDKDYLLEDDRPNKKVRGKSKKLVAEKEKTVRKRKKANEASKQPTKTSKKKFSHSTRRRGRFDKDWLKTPEDELEISDLPLKDIILLGEYREWMAKKNPETSQTPPVTNHSAAKSPARYYDEDDDRFASEHEQEFNDEHENVAVQDNGTYFNYQSHMKKTPRGKWTKQDTELFYQALQQFGTDLTMITQLFPGRTRNQIKLKYKKEERDHPMRLHDALTTRSKDHSHFQLIIDQVKKAVAERKQISETDDLDILPEEQPEGLPPEVNEGTKSAEVEGPVEDEGPAATGPVESSDSDDDEKRWSQFRSDL comes from the exons ATGGATCTTGAAATAGACCTGCTTGATGACATTTTGGCTGACAACGCTACAAAAAACG CTAGGCCTAGTGGCAAGTTTCGACCTAAGGCCAAACCAAAACCAAGAAAGGAATCATTTGCTCCAAGTCAATCCGCTCAGCCTGTTATTATTTCAGAACATGAAAGCAAAAATGCTTCCGAAAACACTCTAGATGATACTATAATAATTCCTCCACTTGATGATAATAAAAATTCCAAATCAACAAGCCTTCCAACGGAGCATCTTCCTGATAAAGAGAATGACGGCTCCACAGGTGGCTCACATTTGGATGCTTTGTTGAGTGGCATAACTGGAGACTATAATTCTTCCTTCGGAAATGTGAAAGGAAAG GAAGGCGACACAGGCTCTTTGATGGAGAACTCAGATGCTTTTCTTTCTCAAGCAACTACTGTAACTG AGACAGAAACCACCTATGTTGACTCGTCCAGGAATGAAGAAGTTATATTAGACAGTGCACGTGATACTTCTGTACATCATGGAATGCAGCGATTCAATACTTCCAGTTTTTGCTTAGATTATGAACTTCCCGCTTCTCTTGATACCTTCCATGAGGAATTCACTTCAAATACAGATGGATATTTTCAA GTGGGCAATACTTCTCCTTTTCTAGAAACTCAAAATATTACGACTGAGTTCACTTCTAGGACTG GACGGCACACTGAGAAACTCCAACCCAAGCCTAAACTACAAAATCAGGAAGAGACACATTGTTCTACTGTTCATAATCCAGATAATGTTCCGCCAGTACCTTCTCAAACTGATAACTTCGATGAAGGCTCCATACCTGCAGTCCCTCTTGATGATAtgattgatttctcatccatgGAGTTTGATGATTCTGTTCCTACTGATCCTGCACCTGAGATTTCAGGCTTTGTGGTGACTTCACACACTGAAGAACAAAATATTGTTCCTGATCCTTCTGAT AAGGAAAGAGGAAGAACCGACACGGGGTTGGAACATTCGGTGGAGCACCTAATACTTTCCACATCTGGTCTAGAAGAGAAACATGGTAGATCATCTAAGCGCctcaaaaaaaagaaacatgTACATCAACTTGTCGATGAGCCTGAGGAACATGATCTTGAAACTGGTCAACTTACAGCTGAATATCCTAAAGGTTCAGCTGTAACTGAGGATGACCATACTGACAAAGATTATCTGTTGGAAGATGATCGTCCCAATAAAAAGGTAAGAGGAAAGTCCAAGAAACTTGTTGCTGAGAAAGAAAAAACTGTTCGAAAGCGTAAGAAAGCGAATGAAGCATCAAAACAGCCAACCAAAACATCGAAGAAGAAGTTCTCTCACTCAACTAGGAGACGTGGAAGATTTG ATAAGGACTGGCTTAAAACCCCCGAGGATGAGCTTGAAATCTCTGACTTGCCACTTAAGGATATAATTCTACTTGGGGAGTACAGGGAATGGATGGCG AAAAAAAATCCAGAGACATCACAAACGCCGCCTGTTACTAATCACAG CGCTGCCAAGTCTCCTGCCAGATACTATGATGAAGACGATGATAGGTTTGCTTCAGAACATGAACAGGAGTTTAATGATGAACATGAAAATGTAGCAGTTCAAGATAATGGTACCTACTTCAACTATCAGTCTCACATGAAGAAAACACCCCGTGGAAAATGGACAAAACAAGACACTGAGTTGTTCTATCAG GCTCTGCAGCAGTTTGGAACAGACCTAACTATGATAACTCAACTTTTTCCTGGTCGCACTCgtaatcaaataaaattgaaatacaAAAAAGAAGAACGAGATCACCCTATGAGACTTCACGATGCCCTGACCACAAGGTCAAAAG ATCATTCCCACTTTCAGCTAATTATTGATCAGGTCAAGAAAGCTGTTGCTGAGCGAAAGCAGATCTCCGAGACAGATGACTTGGATATATTACCAGAGGAACAGCCCGAAGGGCTTCCTCCTGAAGTGAAT GAGGGTACAAAGTCTGCGGAGGTCGAGGGTCCAGTAGAAGATGAAGGTCCTGCAGCTACAGGTCCGGTAGAGTCTTcggacagtgatgatgatgaaaagAGATGGAGTCAGTTCAGAAGTGACCTGTAA
- the LOC108214728 gene encoding uncharacterized protein LOC108214728, which translates to MSVTAGVSDTVIAIRDKLRGRIGQTKVKRYWPGKAPEWADDPDEDEDMRMTRAVALEKAFPSHEDADIAKRDDPRLRRLAESKVDNREEVRADHRRIRQAEIISTIEEENRRQEGLDLEEEDEDALDERRRRIREKLLQRQQEEAALLPEEEEDEAEEEEEEESEYETDSDEEQPGIAMVKPVFVPKSERDTIAERERLEAEDRALEDLMKKRLEERKIETKQLVVEEIRKDEQIQKNMELDADIADVDTDDDLNEAEEYEAWKVREIARIKRDRDDREAMLKEKEEIERVRNMTEEERREWERRNPKPAAPSKQKWRFMQKYYHKGAFYQTDSDDRSSTAGSDNLFYRDFSAPTGEDKMDKTILPKVMQVKHFGRSGRTKWTHLVNEDTTDWNNPWTYNDPLRAKYNAKMAGMDAPIAKPKGSKKIKDWESR; encoded by the exons ATGTCTGTAACAGCGGGCGTTAGTGATACTGTGATTGCTATTAGGGATAAGCTTAGAGGGAGAATTGGCCAGACAAAAGTCAAAAGATACTGGCCTGGTAAAGCTCCTGAATGGGCTGATGATCCTGATGAAGATGAGGATATGCGGATGACTAGGGCAGTTGCCTTGGAGAAGGCTTTTCCCAGTCACGAAGATGCTGATATTGCAAAAAGAGATGACCCCAGGCTTCGCCGTTTGGCAGAGAGCAAGGTAGATAATCGTGAAGAAGTAAGAGCTGATCACAGGCGTATCAGACAAGCTGAAATAATTTCGACCATTGAAGAGGAGAATAGAAGGCAAGAAGGGCTGGATTTAGAGGAAGAGGATGAGGATGCCTTAGATGAAAGGAGGAGAAGAATTAGGGAGAAGTTGCTTCAGAGGCAGCAAGAAGAAGCAGCACTGCTTCCAGAAGAAGAGGAGGATGAAGCAGAGgaagaggaggaagaagaatCTGAATATGAGACGGATTCAGATGAAGAACAACCAGGCATTGCAATGGTTAAACCTGTCTTTGTTCCAAAGTCGGAGAGGGATACCATAGCTGAGCGTGAGAGGCTTGAGGCAGAAGACCGTGCACTTGAGGATCTAATGAAAAAGAGATTGGAAGAGAGAAAGATCGAGACCAAGCAATTAGTGGTTGAGGAGATACGGAAGGATGAACAAATTCAGAAGAATATGGAACTAGATGCTGATATTGCAGATGTTGACACTGATGATGACCTGAATGAGGCAGAGGAATATGAAGCATGGAAGGTGCGTGAGATTGCAAGGATCAAGAGGGATAGAGATGACAGAGAAGCAATGTTGAAGGAGAAGGAAGAGATTGAGAGGGTAAGAAATATGACAGAGGAAGAAAGAAGAGAGTGGGAGAGGAGAAATCCAAAGCCTGCTGCTCCATCCAAGCAGAAATGGAGGTTTATGCAGAAATACTACCATAAGGGCGCCTTTTACCAAACAGATTCTGATGATCGCTCGTCAACTGCCGGttcagataatttattttatcgtGATTTCTCTGCTCCAACTGGTGAGGATAAGATGGACAAGACGATATTACCTAAAGTCATGCAGGTTAAGCATTTTGGCCGCAGTGGAAGAACAAAATGGACTCATCTCGTCAACGAGGATACCACTGATTGGAATAATCC GTGGACTTACAATGATCCTCTTAGAGCCAAATATAATGCAAAAATGGCTGGAATGGATGCTCCAATTGCTAAACCAAAAGGAAGCAAGAAAATAAAGGACTGGGAGTCTCGATAA
- the LOC108205183 gene encoding uncharacterized protein LOC108205183 produces MAAAKIESIFIYPIKSCRGISVSQAPICPTGFLWDRHWMVINAKGRACTQRVEPRLALVEVDLPSEAFSVGWKPTKSSYLVIRAPGMDELKVSLSKPSEKSEGVTVWEWTGSVLDEGAEASKWFTDYIGKPSRLVRFNNDSDSRPLPEYAPTPGYNLVFTDQYQFLMLSQGSLDALNSQLEEPLPVNRFRPSIFIDGCEPFAEDLWKEIKINNITFISIQLCPRCKVPLVNQENGIPGPEPNETLMKFRSDKILQLSTKHHGKVYFGQGLVCSKDSFDEVGGMILKVGDTIHVEKVFASYADAIA; encoded by the exons ATGGCAGCAGCAAAAATTGAGTCAATCTTTATATACCCCATCAAATCCTGCCGTGGGATTTCTGTTTCTCAAGCACCCATTTGCCCCACTG GATTTCTGTGGGATAGGCACTGGATGGTTATCAATGCGAAGGGCAGGGCATGTACTCAAAGAGTAGAACCTAGGCTTGCTTTAGTGGAAGTGGATCTGCCAAGTGAGGCATTCTCCGTTGGTTGGAAGCCTACTAAGAGCTCTTATCTGG TGATTAGGGCACCTGGAATGGATGAGCTGAAGGTGTCATTAAGCAAACCTAGTGAGAAATCTGAAGGAGTTACAGTTTGGGAATGGACAGGTTCTGTGTTGGATGAAGGAGCAGAAGCATCAAAATGGTTCACTGATTATATTGGCAAACCCAGTCGTCTAGTGCGATTCAATAATG ATTCTGACTCCAGGCCTCTCCCCGAATATGCCCCTACTCCTGGATACAATCTTGTGTTTACCGACCAGTATCAGTTTCTGATGCTTTCCCAG GGATCTTTAGATGCACTTAATAGCCAGCTGGAGGAGCCTTTACCCGTTAATCGTTTCCGCCCCAG CATATTTATTGATGGCTGTGAACCATTTGCTGAGGACCTGTGGAAGGAGATCAAAATCAACAACATAACTTTCATAAGCATTCAGTTATGTCCCCGATGCAAG GTACCCTTAGTTAACCAAGAGAATGGAATACCTGGGCCAGAGCCGAATGAAACACTGATGAAGTTTCGATCTGATAAAATCTTGCAACTGAGTACAAAGCACCATGGAAAG GTCTACTTCGGACAAGGTTTGGTCTGCAGCAAGGACTCATTTGATGAAGTTGGAGGGATGATACTCAAAGTGGGAGATACCATCCATGTGGAGAAGGTGTTTGCTTCGTATGCTGATGCCATAGCTTGA